The DNA region AGATTAAAGGTGAGGACCTGCGGAGTATGACTGCTGCTTTCTTTTATCTTACATTCAGaggtttcatacatttttctctCAGTGTAATACAAGCTCTAAAAATCTAAAGGTTTATCTAAGCTGGATAAATAATTATCAGAGTTGCTGTTATGCTCTTTGTTGACACATTGCCATTTGTTCCTCCTGATGGCAGCCCAGATGCCACCCCTGAAACCCCCAACAACATGGACATCTGCTGCGCTGAAGGAGCTCAAGGCAAAGCTTCGAACGGAGGACGACAGCGTGGTGACGGTGTACCGAGGCGACATCATGACGGTTCACGTGCCCACTGTCCCTGAGGCCAAAAAAGTGTGCTGGGAGTTTGCTACGGACAGTTACGACATCGGCTTTGGTATATATTTTGACTGGACTCCCGTCACAAGCCGGTCTATCACTGTGCACATCAGCGAGTCAAGTGATGACgaagacgaagaggaggagctggaaGGTCAGTTAGTGTTTGCAATTTATAATGTAAAGCGGCCTAAATTTAGCTCACACAAACCTTTTTCACTGGATGTCTCAATtatgcataaaaacacatcagtcatTCAGTATCTACGATGCACAACCCTAATTGCGTTTTTATATGTTTTCCTCCAGCTGGGATCTGAGGCAGCGTGTTGACTTTGTGGTTTATGTGATTCCTGTTGCAGGGCCCGTCGGTAACGGAGACGTTGAGAAGGGCTCCAAAACTCAAACCAACTCAAACTTGGCTGAAATCTTACCTGTGTACCGCCAGGACAGTCACACATCTGTCCAGGGGGGGAGCCACGACTTTCCAGGTGAAGGCACTTACCTCCTGAAGTTTGACAACTCCTACTCACTATGGCGAAATAAAACTCTTTACTACAGAGTTTATTACAGTGCCTGAGATGCCAGTTTATGAATGTATCATTTACAGAAGAATACTACTCTTAAGAACGATGgactatttttgattttggaaaAAGATGAAGTTATATTATAGGTTAAATATAAGCATATCTATTTTTTAGCACTATCAGCTAGTGTTGCCACATGTTGAATTGACGATCAGATAGTTCTGAATGCAACATTTGCTCCAATGTCTTGCTGATAGATATTTGAAGAAGCCTTCCATATGTGCCATGTTCCCATGTTTGCACTGTGCTATTTGGTCAAGTGCCCGTCATAAAACATATATTGTCTTCAGCTGTAACATTTCTATGGTAGCAGTGATCAGGGAACACCTGCACAGAATCTGTTTCACCAGGCCAGGTGCTTAATCATCAGTGCTCTAAAGAAATTGAGTTTtctgtcggtgtgtgtgtgtactgtaaacGTACACCTTCTATGATTATgttgagttgttgttgttacgTGTATTTATCCTTCTGCTTTGTATTGTaacttattttttatctgtgttCAATTTTATCACGTGATAATGGagaatataattatatattcaaATTCTGTGCACAGAGCTGTCTACTGTCATAGTGGTGTGTCGGTAAAAGATATAAGTTGAATGTACTGAAGCAACAGTTTTCCAGACTGTGCTTTTTATGACACAAATAAAAGCCATCCCTTATCACATGCTCTTATTATGTAATATAGATTCAATATTTACATTTGCCCCCTTCTCGACTTTAATTTGCTGTTTCGGAGGTAGGGAGCGGTTGTAATATTTCagctaaatgtattttgtgcGCAGGTCTATGGAAGTAAAGgtcattgtgtttgtttctctgtgcGTTCAGCAGCATACTTTTTTTTGATTGTGTTGTCTTGTTCCATCCTGTTTCTAAAAATCGATGCTTCTACTTCTACCACACTCACTTGTGCGCATGTTCCCAAAGATGTCACACACCGGTTTAAAGCTTCCCATGTTTGCTGTACTGTACCTTTACTGTAAGTAATGACATTCCTTAACTTTATATTCGACAATAAAGAGAAGATTGACTATTTTTTCGTGATTCATTTGGGAATTGGATCAATTATATGAACACTGATTAGTAGACGATGGTTTGGAAATTGAAGAGCAGGTAAACGTTACTACTAGATGTCATTAAGACAGCTGGTGTGTGTAGTTCCTCAACTGAACCTGTCCCGAGACGCCATCATTTCATAACAGTCTCACTGCTGATCCAGGATTAGAAAGCCCCTTCAGGATGCTCCCCTGTGTTTCCATTAAAATGTGGCATTAGGGGATTGATGTAATTGTTAGGTGCTGATGAGGTGCTGATGAAACCAGGTGTTATTTTCAGCTCTCCCTAAAAGCCAATCAGACTCCAGAGTTACATCTAGTGTCCCTCACGTTTTACTGGATTTCTAAAAAGCAGTaggaaaaaatattcttaaattgTTCTTAAATGATGCCACCACaagtattaaaaaatatattcaattagatgctgatgatgatttgATTGGACAGGAGTTATGCAGTTACTTATTGAATGTACTTATAAATCTTGATACCTTTtgcagatatatttttttccatatgTACTCTGTTATTATCTACACAATCTAAtacatgattttttaaaattgatttatgtaatgtttatactCTGAAGGCATATTTGAGACTGCAGTTTGAGGTGTTGTTGTGTTGACCTGCATTATAATGAGGGTGTTTTCAGTGTCTTGTCCACCCCCATTACATGCTGTACATGAGGGAGGCAGAATAACATAAACTAACCACTATGGAGGCCCGAACCTGACAAAATGTAATAggtaataacaaaaatattacTGAATAcactaataattaatattgttaaaaaaatgtaaatgagccTTATATTGTTTCTTTAACCACCAATCATttgttaaaaaagcaaaacaatttttttttattcctttagCAACAATCAGTGATTAAATAAATTAACCACAGCCTCAAAAATTACCATAGAAGTTAATAAACATCTCTCTATGGCCAACCATAAACTGAACAttgtaagattttttttatctaaatatAGCTGTGATCTGTGTTTTTTCCTCAGATaaataaagagacagagagtggtCTACTGCTAAAAATAAACTCTGGCTTCTTTCAGTAATTCCTCTTAACTCTGCTTCCGGTTCAACAGTTTACACAAGTGAAGCAAGCCATCCCTTATGAAAAAGTAGTACAGTTCAAGTTTATTTtccccaagtatactttatgtagtaagaaTACTAATACCAATATACTTgaaagtgtactacttcaattcttattgggactaaattggcccactgtttagtctataaaaagtacacttttaagtgtactttaagtgtaagaatagtaaactttgagtacacaactagtttacatctgagttgtattttgtactgcaactttACTATGAACTATACTCCAACTGAATAGGTATACTGTTTTAATAGTAATATACTTGGAGCCcgctttttattttatgaaaatacaCTTTAAACAGTAAACCActagtttaatattttttttatactgcaagtatacttttATGTAGCCCACCTTTTAGTTTATGACAGTATAATTTGTATACTTCagaaaaatagtttttcttACATGCCTCGCCAGAGAATGGAGAATCGAAAAATTTAGAAAATTATTGATAAATTGAAGTAAATGAATATcgaaacatccgtttacaaactctcacatactttaataggctactctatcagaaagtaagcacaactacaagcctgtaggcctataaggcaagaatatttttcttaagtatatctcatcaaaagattaagtataaGTAGgcgtataagccaagtatacttcgacttttctgtatacttgttagtataagctaagtataattaagtatatctctgataagttcattaaaaagtaaactaaaagTGCACTCTCTTAAGTTTAAAACAAGtgtactaatagcacacttgaataaacttctatttggtaaggaatgaattaaacaaaatacataaaaatgtttctaaCACAGAATTAGTTACtatatttggtacaaacatagtTTTCAAGTGGGACGAACTCCTGTTTGGTCTTCTACTTTCAACatctacaaatattaaaacaaaatacttattTGGAATATTGAGTGTAGCTGCTGGAAAAGCAATTACTAAGAAATGGCTTAAACCAGATACCCCATCATTAGAGAACTGGTATGATgtaatttatgaaatatttgtaatggaaaGAATTACTTTCTCAATGAGGCTTCAAGAAACTAAATTTGACGACATTTGAAAGGAGtggaaaaagtatatttccccaaaacgctcttcttttgtttaattattcttttttctaaatgtaatttttttttattattatttgttttatcttaTTTCACACATTGAAAAGCACCCCATGtttctatttgtgtgttctataatttcattgtaaaaaagtggaaatgttggttcacttcatatttctatctaattaagtatgtttatgtaaatgtctgagtaaaaacaaataaagtaaaaacaaaatgaaaaaaaaaacaatgtttctaaaaaaaatgcCCTTTTTACCTTTTTACTATTTAAGAAATCCGAGCATACAAATAGTGCATCGTTACAAAAAGAGCTGTTCAGTAACACCTAGCCAATCACTGCAGGTGTTTTTTggtaattaactaattaattaattgtctCAGGTGTGCGTTTTCACAGCGGCTCGAGCtccaatcagccaatcagaagtgATTACTGGAGCTGGCATGTTTAACTAACTTCTCTTTGAGGCGacctgaaacaacaacatggggAAGGTGAACTTTTATGTGCTTTGGTCTCTAGGTGATGCTCCTCGACAGTTCATCAGGTAggcattttttcttttgtggaATCCTACATTCAtcaaatttcacattaaaacaacaaTTCAAACATGTGCAAATCCACAGCAAATCCAACCGAAGACGCTTTCAAGTCCACATCCCTCTGCCTCTTCCCAATCACCTGGTCATCTTTGGTATGGGTGAATGGAAAAGCAGCGAGACAACAATCTCAGTAGATGTTCTGGTCAGTGCAGAAGTACCGGCCCAGAAAATTGGGACTCTGTCAGCTCAAGCAAGGTATGTGGAGGAAAAGGAATTAGCTACTTAACTATAACACAAAAAACTGGAAGTAAAAATGGACTTTGATCTCAGGTGCCTGACCTGGGAGGGTGACTGGAGCCCTGACATGGTCACAGTggcagcagagagaggcagGAGAGGAGTTTATGGCAAGATTGTGCTCACAGTGTGTGGAGAGGTAGGAGGGTTTGTATTTTACTGTCTCAAGTTAATGTTCTGCATAAGGAAAACAACCATATCTGTATCTTATATACCTGACAACaaggtctgaaattaacctttttcctcatctgtcactgtggcaggtcactgaacatttctaccggccactcagtttttttgtctgccacttctgaaatctaggtagaacACTGAGCcagtggtaccagactgtagaattatggaatatatcatgcaACCCTAACCCATGACTATATTTGGCAACACTTCATTTGACAGGTttacaaatttcatggtaatcaggtgataattagcaagtaacctatttgaaatttctttggaattactgccaaattacgccgatatttacctcaaaatttatcgaaaattactttagtataaacataatttaataattatatgctaaaatagtatttaatggttaaaatagggccctgaggcttgagaagcagctgtgtgctgctctgCATCGGAGGtgaaaaaccaaaactaatagaagacacttctgatcaccattgtgtgacttattgtctaataagaaaaaaattaagaaatttaaaataagtttatttgctgattatctatttattagcagacatggaaataaagcatagtcttttcctggaaatatattaaattaattaccagctattgagaaatggcggaatattattattaaataatgtttatactaaagtaattttcgataaattgaggtaaatattggggtaatttgacagtaatttgaattttttttcaaagaggttacttgctaattatcacctaattaccatgaaatttgcggacctatatttaccctgtatttaatttaggctttagagttgctttttaaaaataatatttcttaatataaggaaaacctgtctgccatggtggcaggtgacctgaaatgtttacctgccacagccagcatttaccctgtatttggcaggtgctaatttcattccctgcctGACAATGACACTGTTTTGTCTTATGCAAAGACTTGTGACCAGCCACAGGAGGATAAATCCAGTGTCTTCAGCAGCACTCCTCTGGTTCAGAGGAAATATCTGTTCCCAGATCAGCCCAATGCCATTGATCTGTCTTGCACATTACAGCAAAGCGCTGCAAATGAAATGGTGAGATGAACAGggtttaaattgtttttttcagttatcTACGCTTGTTGCAACATTTCATTCTTGTCCTGTCTTGCAGATAACTCCCAACTCCTCACACCTGGGTGATAGCGTTTGCTTTGCTGATATTCAAGTGAATAAAATTGACACCAGTGATTCCACTATGGGAAATAATAAACCCCCGGTTTGGCCTACGGTAAGAGTCCATGCTTAAGAATACTGTCTGCATATAAAGTAAGGGACTTATTGTGTGATATACTCCTAAAAAGGATAAGACACCCAGACGGACAGTTATTAGTAAGAGAGGCCGCCTGACATGGAGCTCTGAGGACATGGACAGTCTCACACAGGACATAAACCAGGCTTCAACCCCCAAGAAAATGAGGCTGTCCAGGTtgaacagcagagaggagatgacGGTGCAGATAAAGAATGCGAACAGAGAAGGTCAGAAAAACTTTAACAACCACTGTGGTCACATCTGAATGCACAAAATGGGTTTTGACAGAGCTGGTGATTTAGTTTCAGTGTCTCCGTCGAAGCGCTGGAGCCATACGATGTGTCTGAGTGACCCTGACACAGCCGTCCTCATCGGAGGGGAGATGGCAGATCATAACTACTGCAAGGACTCGCTGTGGAAGCTTGAGTTAGGTCAGTGGAGTTTGGGTCACTTGTGTGGATATATATTGCTTACTACAACCAAAGGAGGAATTAAGACACAATAAGAAGCCACAAAATATTTGCCCGTTGAGCGCATTTTTACTGAACATGTGTTTTTCTACAATTAGTTTCCTTCTTGACCTCTTTCCAGACAATGACTTCTGGTTCCCCATGAACTCCTCTGCCTCTGGACCTGTACCACCTTGTGCCCGAGGACACTCTGCGACCTTTGACCCAGACTCTAAGTCGGTCTTTGTTTACGGTGGCCTGAGGGAGGGTCAGCGCTACAGCGAGCTGTACATCCTCAATACACTGACCTGGAAGTGGAAGCTTGTCACTGTGGGTTTGTTGCAAGCTACTAACATGTTGTAGTTTTTCTTATCAAATACTCAAGCAGAGTTACaggaaatgttttcttttggtttgtttttgctGATCTACACCCCCTTTTAGGCAAAAGGGAATATCCCAAATTTGGCATATCATTCTGCAGTCTTTTATAAGAAAGAGCTTTTTGTCTTCGGTGGAGTTCAGCCGAGCCATTCTTCTGAGGATAAATCCTGCAGTAATGCTCTGTACATCTTCAACCCGGAGTTTGAACTCTGGTACCAGCCGATCGTGGAGGGGGACAGACCTCTGCCTCGGTTTGGGTCAGTCTACAGTGAATTCGCTGTCATCCAAatactgttttattttccttAAATATTGATGCAATGCTTATGTTTGTATCAAACAGACACTCAGCCACACTGATGTCACAGAAGTTGATAATATTTGGTGGACGGAAGACTGCTACCTACCTTAATGATCTCCATGTTTTAGATCTGGGTAAGATGAAGATTCAGTGGCAGCATTATAGGCTACAATTTTGTGTCCGAGTTTAGActgatatttcatttttttttttctgtctgagtgaaggattCATGGAGTACACAGCTGTGAAGTGTGGGAACATGCCACCGCTGCCTCGAGGGTGAGTACAGCACTAATCAACCTTGAGAAATGTCATCAATGCAGCCATctggtttttatatttttagtgtCTTTTGACAGATGTAACTGCTTTTgaatttaatgtgttttaactaaggatgcaccgatccaacttctTCAGTCCAGATACCGAtggcaatacctgggctttgggtatcggccgataccgaataccgatccgataccagtgtttaattaataagctgtatgcttcactgagtggaagtgactgggatcagttttttatgtgtaaggcaacatcaggccctacttaaacattgtttttctaactttgtaaaacaaaatgtgaccaataaatagatataaactaatttaattattctttattattaaaattataacTTGTactccagcaacttggtaaaaaatctgcaaaatgaacaggaattacaattcaagtataaacctttttaatgcagcaaaaaaaatggtaaaaacttaaataggaattaaaattccagtatataagtatagcatataaacataaaattgaattgaatagatcggccgatccagctatttgagtcagtatcgtgACGATATCCGATCTAGTATCAGTGTATCCCTAGTTTTAACCCAAAATGTAATCTCTAGCGACAAAATACCatatttctgcatcattttagatttttttttgtagctcAATATGAAATAacaggaagtgttttaaatattgTGTAGACACTGTCTAAATGGACAGTAATGGTACACATGAAAAACGTCTTTGCCTGTTCATGGACAGGTTTCATGCAGCTCTACCAGTTTCAGACAACAGGATTTTAGTCAGTGGAGGTTGCAGTGCAATTGGAGCCCTGCAGGATGTGCACATTTTCAACACTGGTGAGTATGTCATTTGTGCCAATTCAATCTGATTATATAGTAAATTGTCAGTGTATGTTAGTCCATAACAATGTTGGTGTCAGACATGGGAATTGACTTTGAGTCACCCTGATCCAATGTGTCACAAATCAGCTGTTGTGTTCAGTGAATCCTCCTTGCTTTGATTTCTCCTCAGACACCAACATTTGGAGCTCAGTGGCGTCTCCTCTGCTTTGCTCGAAGCCTCGTGCAGGACACAGCATGATAAACTTGGGCTGCTGCATCCTGACAGATGCAGAGAAGCATGAACAGGGTGAAAATGTCAGTGTCCACTGCACATTGCTGGTGTTCGGTGGCTCCGACTGCTCCGGTACCTTCTACAACGACACAGTGAAGTTCACAGTGGAGATTCCTGGTGACAAGTGATGGGAAGTAATCCATTCAggacaattttttattttttttttaatcattattaaaCAGTGGATGATGCTGTGATCTGTctgacagaaaaataacagTATCAAGTGCTGTAAAAGTTATATTAGTTGTCTTTTAAATGTAATCTAATTTTTGCATGATGTATTCTGCAACTTCGACTTTATTGTCGCTTCCTTTTTATGAGTCTCTTTAATAACCCTCCATACTTTCTCCACAGGGGCAATATGCTATAAGCAGTGAGCTCAGCGGTTTTGCACTTTGCATAACAAATCTCTGATCTGCATGTTTTACCCATTACTTTATGTCCTCTACCTTGTCCCCACATATCAGTATGTATTTGAGAGTATGAAGTCCAAATGTATATCAAAATGgcaataaatatttttaactaAACGTTTCCTTGTTAATTAAAGTAAAGACACTAAAATAGGATTATTTTCAAagcattttatttaataatgtaCGTAGTTGCATGGCTGTCTCTAAAGCGGCATAGTTGTTTTTCTATGCACGCAGATCGGCAGGTGTGTCTGGCTGACAAGACGGGTTGGTCACTTTGAAAGCTTCAATTTCAAGTAAGGTTTGATTTAACCTTTTGATAGTTGGATACTGCTCGACATCCACTTTGAACCTGTAGAGATTAAAGACATAGAAGGGCTTAGCTTCTGTGTAAGATGTTTTAAAGTTCAGCAAGTTGGGCAAAGCGGGTGGTttcatgtaaacaaaaaaatgccaTGACATTCGTGTTGATCTTTTCTTGTTCAGGGTGACTGAGTGTTAATGTGGTATTTATTTTGCAGTCTTTCATGAAATGTCTGATTACATACCTCTCTGCATTGTAGACTTGTGGGACCAGACAGATGTCTGCCATGGATATCTAAAAGGTAAGCAATTAGTCAGATTTAAAAAGTCTCTGCTGTAAATCAAACAGGTGTCATGATTTAAATATGATGGTCATGCCTCTTACCTCATCGCCTACACAATATTTCCCTGCTGTTTGCTTCAGAATGGGCTCAAGAGCTGGAAGACAAAGGCGCACAAATGTAAAGGAAATCAAGGGATTAAGTCTTAGAATCAAACTGGATGTATAGTAGAGAAGATGGGCTTCCACCTACCTTGAAAGCCGCGATCAATGAAGTGCTGAGCCCACTGCACCTTTTCTGCTCCGATTTTCTGAATCACGTGCAAATTCTGAAACATCCAGGaattattattttgaagaaGGTACCTGTGTCAAGACTGTATTTTTGTATCCTATCACACCTGAACTTGCAACCCAACGCCTGTTTTGAACGGTCTGCTTCAGTTTGATTCTGTGCTGTTCTCACCTGCAGAGGCTGAATTCCAGAGGCAATGAGATCACTTATCATCCGAACCTGGGCACG from Sebastes umbrosus isolate fSebUmb1 chromosome 16, fSebUmb1.pri, whole genome shotgun sequence includes:
- the tmed8 gene encoding protein TMED8 isoform X1, with protein sequence MERLEATSELQSRLSSLSFSSFPGITSKQSDIRPLDRLQNTDLSQSCTQSTNQADMDETKEDSGQQSEFEDNAVAPAEVALGEGGEENSSAGSCQLSAEIKAQMPPLKPPTTWTSAALKELKAKLRTEDDSVVTVYRGDIMTVHVPTVPEAKKVCWEFATDSYDIGFGIYFDWTPVTSRSITVHISESSDDEDEEEELEGPVGNGDVEKGSKTQTNSNLAEILPVYRQDSHTSVQGGSHDFPGEGTYLLKFDNSYSLWRNKTLYYRVYYSA
- the tmed8 gene encoding protein TMED8 isoform X3, translating into MDETKEDSGQQSEFEDNAVAPAEVALGEGGEENSSAGSCQLSAEIKAQMPPLKPPTTWTSAALKELKAKLRTEDDSVVTVYRGDIMTVHVPTVPEAKKVCWEFATDSYDIGFGIYFDWTPVTSRSITVHISESSDDEDEEEELEGPVGNGDVEKGSKTQTNSNLAEILPVYRQDSHTSVQGGSHDFPGEGTYLLKFDNSYSLWRNKTLYYRVYYSA
- the tmed8 gene encoding protein TMED8 isoform X2, with translation MERLEATSELQSRLSSLSFSSFPGITSKQSDIRPLDRLQNTDLSQSCTQSTNQADMDETKEDSGQQSEDNAVAPAEVALGEGGEENSSAGSCQLSAEIKAQMPPLKPPTTWTSAALKELKAKLRTEDDSVVTVYRGDIMTVHVPTVPEAKKVCWEFATDSYDIGFGIYFDWTPVTSRSITVHISESSDDEDEEEELEGPVGNGDVEKGSKTQTNSNLAEILPVYRQDSHTSVQGGSHDFPGEGTYLLKFDNSYSLWRNKTLYYRVYYSA
- the zgc:163014 gene encoding acyl-CoA-binding domain-containing protein 4 isoform X1, which encodes MGKVNFYVLWSLGDAPRQFISKSNRRRFQVHIPLPLPNHLVIFGMGEWKSSETTISVDVLVSAEVPAQKIGTLSAQARCLTWEGDWSPDMVTVAAERGRRGVYGKIVLTVCGETCDQPQEDKSSVFSSTPLVQRKYLFPDQPNAIDLSCTLQQSAANEMITPNSSHLGDSVCFADIQVNKIDTSDSTMGNNKPPVWPTDKTPRRTVISKRGRLTWSSEDMDSLTQDINQASTPKKMRLSRLNSREEMTVQIKNANREVSVSPSKRWSHTMCLSDPDTAVLIGGEMADHNYCKDSLWKLELDNDFWFPMNSSASGPVPPCARGHSATFDPDSKSVFVYGGLREGQRYSELYILNTLTWKWKLVTAKGNIPNLAYHSAVFYKKELFVFGGVQPSHSSEDKSCSNALYIFNPEFELWYQPIVEGDRPLPRFGHSATLMSQKLIIFGGRKTATYLNDLHVLDLGFMEYTAVKCGNMPPLPRGFHAALPVSDNRILVSGGCSAIGALQDVHIFNTDTNIWSSVASPLLCSKPRAGHSMINLGCCILTDAEKHEQGENVSVHCTLLVFGGSDCSGTFYNDTVKFTVEIPGDK
- the zgc:163014 gene encoding acyl-CoA-binding domain-containing protein 4 isoform X2; its protein translation is MGKVNFYVLWSLGDAPRQFISKSNRRRFQVHIPLPLPNHLVIFGMGEWKSSETTISVDVLVSAEVPAQKIGTLSAQARCLTWEGDWSPDMVTVAAERGRRGVYGKIVLTVCGEPQEDKSSVFSSTPLVQRKYLFPDQPNAIDLSCTLQQSAANEMITPNSSHLGDSVCFADIQVNKIDTSDSTMGNNKPPVWPTDKTPRRTVISKRGRLTWSSEDMDSLTQDINQASTPKKMRLSRLNSREEMTVQIKNANREVSVSPSKRWSHTMCLSDPDTAVLIGGEMADHNYCKDSLWKLELDNDFWFPMNSSASGPVPPCARGHSATFDPDSKSVFVYGGLREGQRYSELYILNTLTWKWKLVTAKGNIPNLAYHSAVFYKKELFVFGGVQPSHSSEDKSCSNALYIFNPEFELWYQPIVEGDRPLPRFGHSATLMSQKLIIFGGRKTATYLNDLHVLDLGFMEYTAVKCGNMPPLPRGFHAALPVSDNRILVSGGCSAIGALQDVHIFNTDTNIWSSVASPLLCSKPRAGHSMINLGCCILTDAEKHEQGENVSVHCTLLVFGGSDCSGTFYNDTVKFTVEIPGDK
- the gstz1 gene encoding maleylacetoacetate isomerase isoform X1, whose protein sequence is MHLSLVCLTKPVLHGYFRSSCSWRVRIAFALKGIEYDQVPVNLIKDGGQQLTEQYKTLNPMQQVPAVEMDGITLSQSLAVIQYIDETRPGPRLLPADPKKRAQVRMISDLIASGIQPLQNLHVIQKIGAEKVQWAQHFIDRGFQALEPILKQTAGKYCVGDEISMADICLVPQVYNAERFKVDVEQYPTIKRLNQTLLEIEAFKVTNPSCQPDTPADLRA
- the gstz1 gene encoding maleylacetoacetate isomerase isoform X2, whose protein sequence is MATQTKPVLHGYFRSSCSWRVRIAFALKGIEYDQVPVNLIKDGGQQLTEQYKTLNPMQQVPAVEMDGITLSQSLAVIQYIDETRPGPRLLPADPKKRAQVRMISDLIASGIQPLQNLHVIQKIGAEKVQWAQHFIDRGFQALEPILKQTAGKYCVGDEISMADICLVPQVYNAERFKVDVEQYPTIKRLNQTLLEIEAFKVTNPSCQPDTPADLRA